In Tachypleus tridentatus isolate NWPU-2018 chromosome 7, ASM421037v1, whole genome shotgun sequence, a genomic segment contains:
- the LOC143257281 gene encoding putative oxidoreductase YhdF, whose protein sequence is MATSISTDKKLDQKVAIITGASSGIGRATAVLFSRLGSKLALTGRNQEHLTKSAEECEAISPYNLKPLCIVGDLTIESDIERIMKSTIDTYGRLDILVNNAGIAALDSAEDGSLATLDLVWKTNVRAVYHLTMLAVPHLIESKGSIVNVSSVLGQRGHVGALSYTISKGALDQFTRSVALDLAPKQIRVNSVK, encoded by the exons ATGGCAACCTCTATATCTACAGATAAGAAACTTGACCAGAAGGTGGCGATAATCACag GTGCCAGTTCAGGGATAGGTAGAGCCACTGCTGTGTTGTTCTCACGCCTGGGATCGAAGCTAGCTTTGACTGGAAGGAACCAAGAACATTTGACAAAATCTGCTGAAGAATGTGAAGCAATTTCACCATATAATCTAAAG CCTTTGTGTATCGTCGGTGATTTAACcatagaatcagatattgaacGGATTATGAAGTCAACAATTGATACCTACGGAAGACTGGATATTTTG GTTAACAATGCCGGAATAGCAGCGTTGGACTCAGCTGAAGATGGTTCTTTGGCGACACTAGATTTGGTGTGGAAAACTAATGTTCG TGCTGTGTACCATTTGACGATGCTAGCTGTTCCTCACCTGATTGAAAGTAAAGGTTCAATTGTCAACGTTTCAAGCGTTCTCGGCCAAAGAGGA CATGTCGGAGCTCTCTCCTATACCATTTCGAAAGGCGCTTTAGATCAGTTTACCAGAAGTGTGGCATTAG ATCTTGCTCCCAAACAAATCAGAGTGAACTCAGTAAAGTAA